From Schizosaccharomyces pombe strain 972h- genome assembly, chromosome: II, the proteins below share one genomic window:
- the dph1 gene encoding diphthamide biosynthesis protein Dph1, producing MAEVKKSIPKRRFVGKKNRKENNLDGSNRDVENAALVTINSKRSAGRVATQIPEDILNDKAINEAIKLLPQNYNFEIHKTIWHIRLRKAKRVALQLPEGLLMFGCILSDIFEQFCQVETIVMGDVTYGACCIDDFTARALDCDFLVHYGHSCLIPVDQTPIKVLYVFVDIKIDLQHVVSSLKHNLPSNSRLALVGTIQFVGSLNSIKDALQIQDEDGKGGFYVVIPQAKPLSPGEALGCTSPYIEKGSVDALIYIGDGRFHLESVMIANPDLPAYRYDPYSHKLSIESYAHEEMKSIRYSAVEKARTAKKFGLIQGTLGRQGSPKVLENLKNTLRKNNKDFVCVLMSEIFPSRLGQFSDIDAWIQVACPRLSIDWGYAFPAPLLTPYEASAAFNVVPWKEVYPMDFYATNSLGNWTPNNPENRPLPNRKKTGPVSS from the exons ATGGCGGAAgtgaaaaaatcaattccAAAACGTCGTTTTGTtggcaaaaaaaataggaaggaaaataatttggaTGGTTCTAATAGAGATGTTGAAAATGCTGCTCTCGTCACTATTAACTCCAAGAGGAGCGCTGGACGAGTAGCTACTCAAATCCCAGAGGATATATTAAACGATAAAGCAATTAATGAAGCTATAAAATTG TTACCGCAAAATtacaattttgaaattcacAAAACCATTTGGCATATTCGCTTACGAAAAGCAAAACGTGTTGCCTTGCAACTTCCCGAGGGGCTATTGATGTTTGGTTGTATATTGTCTgatatttttgaacaattttGCCAGGTCGAGACAATTGTGATGGGCGACGTTACATACGGTGCGTGTTGTATTGACGATTTTACAGCTAGGGCACTCGATTGCGATTTTTTAGTACACTATGGTCATTCTTGTCTTATACCTGTTGATCAAACGCCCATAAAGGTGCTATATGTTTTCGTGGATATAAAGATAGATTTGCAACATGTCGTATCATCTTTAAAACATAATCTACCCTCCAATTCTAGGTTAGCTTTGGTTGGAACTATCCAATTTGTTGGATCTCTCAACTCTATAAAAGACGCTTTGCAAATACAGGATGAAGACGGAAAGGGAGGTTTTTACGTTGTTATTCCACAAGCAAAGCCATTATCTCCTGGAGAGGCGTTGGGATGTACATCTCCCtatattgaaaaaggatCTGTAGATGCATTAATTTACATTGGTGACGGAAGATTCCATTTGGAATCTGTCATGATTGCTAATCCTGATTTGCCCGCATACCGCTATGATCCTTACTCACATAAGCTCTCTATTGAATCTTATGCTCATGAAGAAATGAAATCTATTCGGTATTCCGCCGTTGAGAAAGCTCGTACCGCTAAAAAGTTCGGTCTAATTCAAGGTACACTGGGTCGACAGGGGTCTCCTAAGGTACtcgaaaatttaaagaatactttaaggaaaaataataaagatttCGTTTGCGTTTTAATGTCAGAAATTTTTCCTAGTAGATTGGGTCAATTCTCTGATATTGACGCGTGGATTCAGGTCGCTTGTCCAAGGCTTTCCATAGATTGGGGCTATGCATTTCCCGCTCCATTGTTGACACCATATGAAGCATCTGCTGCTTTTAATGTTGTTCCTTGGAAGGAAGTTTATCCTATGGACTTTTACGCTACCAATTCATTAGGTAATTGGACTCCAAATAATCCCGAAAATCGACCTCTGCCAAATCGCAAAAAAACCGGACCCGTTTCTTCTTAA
- the php5 gene encoding CCAAT-binding factor complex histone fold subunit Php5, which yields MNSIPDSYSLKQGFPEGLGEYVDPSGNPNSQVRIGYGQDSVSRFQQPVPDVDPTAVNHYNASAPIEVASPFDNVTQGLVGSDAQALAEYWQKTIDTLEHDDQAVKTLHLPLARIKKVMKTDDDVKNKMISAEAPFLFAKGSEIFIAELTMRAWLHAKKNQRRTLQRSDIANAVSKSEMYDFLIDIISKDNNNSRASSSQAHMSATQVAAMGGMNGLQPFPTQAGLPNQGFPMPTGSQLPFSNQQSSQPSMQYSSHPSRMQQMQDIDQSMYKQQRLGSEYPQLQMSDNSGNVNQMNMQRPVMVAPYMAEHLYRYPPTHLESGSSAFRLQSSPMGYQMPQFQGNMRPNMQQSQMFDPSAYGMSRRPGSPRQFDQQQRLYSQPNAMMYQTQQGRQGNPMHQQFSQQQNPLSRYSQQPQ from the exons ATGAATTCTATTCCTGATTCCTATTCCTTGAAACAAGGCTTTCCCGAAGGTTTAGGAGAATATGTTGATCCCTCTGGCAATCCTAATTCTCAGGTACGGATAGGTTATGGTCAAGATTCTGTTTCTCGCTTCCAACAACCAGTCCCCGATGTTGATCCAACTGCTGTCAATCACTACAACGCTAGTGCACCCATTGAGGTTGCTAGTCCATTTGATAATGTTACTCAAGGTCTTGTTGGCAGTGATGCACAAGCCCTTGCTGAATATTGGCAAAAAACCATCGATACATTGGAACATGACGATCAAGCTGTAAAAACTCTGCATCTTCCCTTAGCTCGTATTAAG AAAGTTATGAAAACTGACGATGATGTGAAG aataaaATGATCTCGGCAGAAGCTCCTTTTCTGTTCGCTAAAGGAAGTGAGATATTTATTGCAGAGCTTACTATGAGGGCTTGGCTTcatgccaaaaaaaatcaacgaAGGACACTACAAAGATCCGATATTGCAAATGCAGTATCAAAATCTGAAATGTATGATTTCTTAATTGATATTATATCTAAAGATAACAATAATTCCCGCGCATCTTCCAGTCAAGCTCATATGTCTGCTACTCAAGTTGCTGCTATGGGTGGTATGAATGGTTTACAACCTTTCCCCACTCAAGCTGGCTTACCCAATCAAGGGTTTCCAATGCCAACTGGTAGTCAACTTCCATTTTCAAATCAACAGTCAAGTCAGCCTTCAATGCAGTATTCCTCTCATCCATCCAGAATGCAGCAAATGCAAGATATTGATCAATCTATGTATAAACAGCAGCGTCTGGGCTCTGAATATCCACAACTACAAATGTCAGATAACTCCGGAAATGTTAACCAGATGAATATGCAAAGACCGGTCATGGTAGCACCGTACATGGCTGAGCATTTATACCGTTATCCACCTACGCATCTCGAATCTGGATCCTCAGCTTTCCGATTGCAGTCATCCCCTATGGGATATCAAATGCCCCAATTTCAAGGTAATATGCGACCTAATATGCAACAGTCTCAAATGTTTGATCCTTCTGCATATGGTATGTCAAGAAGACCTGGATCTCCTCGGCAATTCGATCAGCAACAGAGACTTTATTCACAGCCAAACGCTATGATGTATCAAACTCAGCAAGGGCGTCAGGGAAACCCAATGCATCAGCAGTTTTCCCAGCAACAAAACCCTCTTTCTCGCTATTCGCAACAACCCCAGTAA
- the lys9 gene encoding saccharopine dehydrogenase has product MPSILLLGSGFVAHPTLEYLSRRKENNITVACRTLSKAEAFINGIPNSKAIALDVNDEAALEKAVSEHDLTISLIPYTYHATVMKAAIKHGKHVCTTSYVNPKMAELEEAAIKAGSICMNEIGVDPGIDHLYAIKTIEEVHKAGGKIKSFLSYCGGLPAPEDSNNPLGYKFSWSSRGVLLALRNSAKFYENGKLVEIDGKDLMETAKPYFIYPGYAFVCYPNRDSTVYQERYQIPEAETIIRGTLRYQGFPEFIHCLVDMGFLDETAQEYLSPEAPALPWKEVTARVIKAESSSEADLIKKISSIHKFKDEDDKKRILNGLKWLGMFSSKPVTPRGNPLDTLCATLEELMQYEEGERDMLILQHKFEVETKEGKRQTRTCTLLDYGVPNGYTSMAKLVGVPCGVATQQILDGVINTPGVLAPNDMKLCGPLIDTLAKEGIRLEEEIIDEE; this is encoded by the coding sequence ATGCCTTCCATCTTATTACTTGGTTCGGGATTTGTCGCTCATCCTACTTTAGAATATTTATCTCGtcgtaaagaaaataatataacCGTAGCATGCAGAACTCTTTCTAAGGCTGAAGCATTTATTAATGGTATCCCAAACAGCAAAGCCATTGCTTTGGATGTCAATGATGAAGCAGCTCTTGAGAAAGCTGTTTCCGAACATGATCTTACCATCAGCTTGATTCCTTACACTTATCATGCAACAGTTATGAAAGCTGCCATTAAGCATGGTAAACACGTTTGTACCACCAGTTATGTGAATCCCAAAATGGCTGAGTTGGAGGAAGCTGCCATCAAGGCTGGTTCTATTTGTATGAACGAAATCGGCGTCGATCCCGGTATTGATCATTTATATGCTATCAAGACCATTGAAGAGGTTCATAAAGCTGGCGGTAAGATTAAGTCTTTCTTGTCTTATTGTGGAGGTCTTCCCGCTCCCGAGGACTCCAACAATCCTTTAGGATACAAGTTTTCTTGGTCTTCTCGTGGTGTTTTGTTGGCTCTTCGCAACTCTGCCAAGTTTTATGAAAACGGCAAACTTGTTGAAATTGACGGCAAGGATTTGATGGAAACTGCTAAACCCTATTTCATCTATCCCGGTTACGCTTTCGTTTGTTATCCTAATCGTGATTCCACTGTCTACCAAGAGCGCTATCAAATACCTGAAGCAGAAACTATCATTCGCGGTACTTTACGTTACCAAGGATTTCCCGAGTTTATTCATTGTTTGGTTGATATGGGATTTTTGGATGAGACAGCTCAGGAATACTTATCTCCTGAAGCACCCGCTTTGCCTTGGAAGGAGGTTACTGCTCGTGTCATCAAGGCTGAATCTTCCTCCGAAGCCGACCTAATcaagaaaatttcttcCATCCACAAATTCAAAGATGAAGACGACAAGAAGCGCATTTTGAATGGTTTGAAGTGGCTTGGTATGTTCTCTAGCAAACCCGTTACTCCTCGTGGTAATCCTTTGGACACCTTATGCGCTACCTTGGAGGAACTTATGCAATACGAAGAAGGTGAACGTGATATGTTAATCCTTCAACACAAGTTTGAAGTTGAAACCAAAGAAGGAAAACGCCAAACTCGTACTTGCACTTTGCTTGACTACGGTGTTCCTAATGGCTACACCTCTATGGCAAAATTAGTCGGCGTTCCTTGTGGTGTTGCTACTCAGCAAATTCTTGATGGTGTTATTAACACCCCAGGTGTTTTGGCTCCTAATGATATGAAGCTTTGCGGTCCATTGATTGATACACTTGCCAAAGAAGGTATTCGATTGGAGGAAGAAATTATTGACGAAGAGTAA
- the ina17 gene encoding mitochondrial F1-FO ATP synthase peripheral stalk assembly factor Ina17, whose translation MLRKLPINFAKWTVKKVPVQQKRFNSQQKEISPHIMFYKNYARPLGKVTLFALATYYGLEIVWWKLDASEQEAIKNSELRNLENAK comes from the exons ATGTTACGCAAATTGCCCATCAATTTTGCGAAATGGACTGTAAAAAAGGTGCCAGTTCAGCAGAAAAGATTTAATAgtcaacaaaaagaaatctcACCTCAT ATtatgttttataaaaactaCGCTAGACCTCTTGGTAAAGTGACGCTTTTTGCCTTAGCAACTTATTATGGATTGGAAATAGTTTGGTGGAAATTAGATGCATCAGAACAGGAAGCTATTAAAAACA GCGAATTACGGAATTTAGAGAATGCGAAATAA
- the arh1 gene encoding mitochondrial [2Fe-2S] cluster assembly NADPH-ferredoxin reductase Arh1: MLSRFIKRTYSTQTSSPVVGIIGSGPAAFYTAHRLLRNDPNVKIDMFESRPVPFGLVRYGVAPDHPEVKHVEHKFSEIAESTQFRFLGNVNVGTDVSLRDLTKNYDCLVLAYGAAGDKRLGIPGEDLSGVYSAREVVGWYNSDPRNQNLELDLSQVEDAVVIGHGNVSLDVARILLSNPAQLSPTDINPLFLKSLERSNLKRLHIVGRRNIFSVSFTIKELRELFALSSAVFFAPSFNYSTKWMNETDASGLDRPRKRLLKLLVSEIQKAVSEKRVAPYSKDKKCWNLEFGLTPVEILGHKGNVENVRFQITDSIRTDAESKFTTIPAQLFIRSIGYKSMPLPGMKDVGVPFDDAKGIVKNVNGFVRPGIYTSGWVKHGPIGVIATTMMDAFATADTITKDWKSKKEFLKNSKLGWDGLKKNIKTPVIHWKDWKVIRNAEIERGLRHESLSEKFRSNEDMIKLIYPGKK; the protein is encoded by the exons ATGCTATCACgattcattaaaagaaCATATAGCACTCAAACTTCTTCACCTGTAGTCGGCATCATCGGTTCTGGGCCGGCTGCTTTTTACACAGCCCACAGACTCTTACGAAATGACCCAAATGTCAAAATAGATATGTTTGAATCCCGCCCAGTTCCATTTGGGCTTGTACGTTATGGAGTTGCCCCAGATCATCCAGAAGTTAAG CATGTAGAACACAAGTTTTCCGAAATTGCTGAGTCTACACAATTTCGCTTCCTTGGTAACGTAAACGTTGGGACTGATGTTTCTTTACGGGATTTGACTAAAAATTATGATTGTTTGGTCCTTGCCTATGGAGCTGCTGGGGACAAGAGACTGGGAATTCCAGGGGAGGACTTGTCAGGTGTTTATAGTGCGCGAGAAGTGGTGGGTTGGTATAACAGTGATCCCAGAAATCAAAATCTTGAGTTGGATTTAAGTCAGGTAGAGGATGCAGTAGTTATTGGACATGGTAATGTTTCACTTGATGTAGCTCGAATCCTTTTAAGTAATCCTGCTCAATTATCCCCAACTGACATTAATCCATTGTTCCTCAAATCACTTGAAAGaagcaatttaaaaagattacACATTGTaggaagaagaaacatATTTTCTGTCTCGTTTACTATCAAAGAATTGAGAGAACTGTTTGCCCTATCAAGTGCAGTTTTCTTTGCTCCTTCCTTTAATTATTCTACAAAGTGGATGAATGAAACAGATGCAAGCGGTTTGGATAGACCTAGAAAGAGATTGTTAAAGCTATTAGTTTCCGAAATCCAGAAAGCTGTTTCAGAGAAACGAGTAGCCCCTTATTCAAAAGACAAGAAATGTTGGAATTTGGAATTTGGCTTAACACCTGTTGAGATTCTAGGACATAAGGGAAATGTTGAAAATGTTCGCTTTCAGATTACAGATAGCATAAGAACAGATGCTGAGTCAAAATTTACAACCATACCCGCACAGTTGTTTATCCGAAGTATAGGGTATAAAAGTATGCCCTTGCCTGGAATGAAAGACGTTGGCGTTCCATTCGACGATGCAAAAggaattgtaaaaaatgttaacgGATTTGTTCGTCCTGGCATTTACACTAGTGGATGGGTGAAACATGGGCCAATTGGAGTCATTGCTACGACCATGATGGATGCATTTGCTACAGCGGATACAATAACTAAGGATTGGAAAtccaaaaaggaatttctcaaaaataGTAAGCTAGGATGGGATGgcttaaaaaagaacattAAAACACCTGTAATTCACTGGAAAGATTGGAAGGTAATTCGAAATgcagaaattgaaagaggTCTTAGGCATGAGTCTCTCAGTGAAAAATTCAGGTCGAATGAAGATATGATTAAACTAATATATCCCGGTAAAAAATAG
- the dsd1 gene encoding dihydroceramide delta-4 desaturase, which yields MAESTATTTAVPPPAEESWNADSEDVHQFYWTYTEEPHKSRRAAILKAHPEIASLNGYEPLTKWIVLGVVSLQFTCAYLLSQSSLLSWKFFLTAYFIGAFCNQNLFLAIHELSHNLGFKKTLYNRAYCLFANLPVGAPFAASFRPYHMEHHAYQGVDGMDTDLPTRAELILFDNVLGKAFFCTFQLLFYAFRPLVVRRLPFTLMHFWNIIVQFSFDYLVVRYVGWRALAYFFMSSFLAGSLHPTAGHFLSEHYNMTRTRLIASGPGKETPLETFSYYGPLNFFVYNAGYHIEHHDFPYVAWTRIGKVRELAPEFYDNIPDCKSWCGIIYQFITDSNVGMWCRVKRKQKHADIPTKSMHLHVS from the coding sequence ATGGCCGAATCAACTGCTACAACTACCGCTGTTCCACCTCCAGCAGAAGAGTCTTGGAATGCTGATAGTGAAGATGTTCATCAATTTTACTGGACATACACGGAAGAGCCTCATAAAAGTCGTCGTGCTGCTATTTTGAAGGCCCATCCTGAGATCGCCTCTCTCAATGGTTATGAACCTTTGACCAAGTGGATTGTTCTCGGCGTGGTGTCTCTCCAATTCACATGTGCTTACTTGCTTTCACAAAGTTCACTACTGAGTtggaaattctttttaactGCCTACTTTATTGGTGCCTTTTGCAACCAAAATCTCTTTTTAGCCATTCACGAGTTGAGTCACAACCttggttttaaaaaaactcttTACAATCGTGcttattgtttgtttgcTAATTTACCTGTAGGTGCTCCTTTTGCTGCAAGCTTTCGGCCCTATCATATGGAACATCATGCCTATCAAGGTGTTGATGGTATGGACACTGATTTGCCCACTCGTGCCGAacttattttatttgataatgTGCTTGGAAAGGCATTTTTTTGCACTTTCCAGCTTTTATTCTACGCATTCCGTCCCCTTGTTGTTCGCCGTCTTCCTTTCACTTTAATGCACTTTTGGAATATTATCGTTCAGTTTTCCTTCGATTATTTAGTTGTGCGATATGTTGGATGGAGAGCATTAGCCTATTTCTTTATGAGTTCTTTCTTAGCCGGTAGCTTGCATCCAACTGCTGGTCATTTCTTAAGTGAACATTACAACATGACCCGCACCCGTCTTATTGCCTCCGGTCCTGGTAAGGAAACACCTTTGGAGACCTTTAGTTATTACGGACCTCTCAActtctttgtttataatGCTGGTTATCATATTGAACATCACGACTTTCCCTATGTTGCATGGACTCGCATTGGCAAAGTGCGCGAATTAGCTCCTGAGTTTTATGACAACATTCCTGACTGTAAGAGTTGGTGCGGTATCATTTATCAATTCATCACTGATTCAAATGTTGGTATGTGGTGCCGAGTTAAGCGTAAGCAAAAACATGCTGATATTCCAACTAAATCAATGCACCTTCATGTTTCATAA
- the plt1 gene encoding phosphate transporter, protein MKFSHSLQFNAVPEWSESYIAYSNLKKLIYSLEHEQITLQQGAPDEETRLLEHERRSPDDRFMFALDKELQGIVEFYAPKEKEIADQYGRIKGEFETYENEYMSQGNNINYPTPERLQKSSASRKSGRMARSQELPRITSSNREIYLNGQTSDGGYAAPAISRAESTAIQPSEPHDVDTSKNGLSKKQHSEAQPEVQGNDDEVEEEDDDDDDEDEDEDEDEDNNNNNRWLLIEQYPSDIVAYENFVSLKRKLTQLYVSIHDLISYVHLNYTGFSKILKKYDKTLGSSLRESYMKRVNQAYPFLPATGKTLSKRLNIVAEWYAKLCCQGDTFVAIRRLRGHLREYVAWERNTIWREMMAMERRTQAARLSGLKPVAADEKESEQPPYFTIKTKFGVFRIPRCFFNSTIATLITIIVIFILLLSFPVIDNREQNNCLALLVMVSLLWATEAIPLFVTSFLVPFMTVFLKILRDENGSPLSGKESTKVIFSSMWNPTIVLLLGGFTIAAALSKYHIAKRLATSILAHAGRKPRSVLLTNMFVAMFASMWISNVAAPVLCFSIIQPLLRNLPAESDFAKILIVGIALASNVGGIASPISSPQNIVALQNMDPAAGWGEWFAVSIPVSLLCIFSIWFLLSFGLLKDEHITLAKIRSTKDTFTGVQWFISIVTIGTIVLWCLERRFDEVFGDMGVIALVPIIVFFGTGLLTKEDFNNFLWTVIVLAMGGVALGKVVSSSGLLELIALKIGNAVSSLNTFRVLLIFSALTLVVSSFISHIVAAMVVLPIVHEVGSRLADPHPRLFVLASGMMCSLAMALPTSGFPNMTAIMMENEAGKRYLKVSDFLKAGIPATLISFVILLLIGTPIMRALGF, encoded by the exons ATGAAATTCAGTCATAG TCTTCAATTTAATGCAGTACCGGAATGGTCCGAAAGCTACATTGC TTACTCGAACCTTAAGAAGCT taTTTATTCATTGGAACATGAACAGATAACATTACAACAAGGCGCTCCAGATGAAGAAACTAGGCTGTTAGAGCACGAAAGAAGATCACCCGATGATCGCTTTATGTTTGCTTTAGACAAGGAATTACAAGGAATTGTTGAATTTTATGCtcctaaagaaaaagaaattgctgATCAGTATGGTAGAATTAAGGGCGAATTTGAAACCTATGAGAATGAGTATATGAGTCAGGGAAACAACATTAATTACCCTACCCCTGAACGATTACAAAAGAGCTCAGCGAGTAGGAAATCTGGTCGTATGGCCCGCAGCCAAGAATTGCCTCGCATTACTTCTTCAAACCGTGAGATATATCTCAATGGGCAAACTAGTGATGGAGGTTATGCGGCCCCTGCTATATCTAGAGCAGAATCTACTGCTATTCAACCGTCTGAACCTCATGATGTCGATACTTCTAAAAACggtttatcaaaaaaacaacattCAGAAGCTCAACCTGAGGTACAAGGCAATGATGATGAGGTGGAGGAGgaagatgatgatgatgatgatgaagatgagGACGAAGATGAAGACGAAGATAACAACAATAACAATCGATGGTTGCTTATTGAACAATATCCATCTGATATTGTTGCGTACGAAAACTTCGTTTCTTTAAAGCGAAAACTGACACAGTTGTATGTTTCAATTCATGACTTGATTTCGTACGTCCATCTTAATTATACtggtttttcaaaaatcttaaaaaaatatgataaaACTTTGGGTAGTAGCCTTCGTGAATCGTACATGAAGCGCGTCAACCAAGCTTACCCTTTCCTTCCTGCTACTGGGAAAACATTGTCAAAGCGTTTAAATATTGTTGCAGAGTGGTATGCTAAGCTATGCTGTCAAGGCGATACATTTGTGGCTATCCGTCGCCTTCGTGGTCATCTTCGTGAATACGTTGCATGGGAAAGGAACACTATTTGGCGTGAAATGATGGCTATGGAGCGTCGTACTCAGGCCGCGAGATTATCAGGACTGAAGCCTGTCGCAGCTGATGAGAAAGAATCAGAACAGCCCCCCTATTTTACAATCAAAACTAAATTTGGTGTTTTTAGAATCCCAAGATGCTTCTTTAATAGCACGATTGCAACTTTAATTACTATTATCGTTATATTTATTCTCTTATTAAGTTTTCCTGTCATAGATAATAGGGAACAGAACAATTGTTTGGCTTTGTTAGTAATGGTTTCTTTATTATGGGCTACGGAGGCTATTCCTTTGTTCGTTACTTCGTTTTTGGTTCCTTTTATGACtgtgtttttgaaaattttgagaGATGAGAACGGTTCACCTCTTTCTGGAAAGGAATCAACAAAGGTTATATTTAGTTCGATGTGGAATCCAACTATAGTTTTGCTTTTAGGAGGTTTTACCATTGCAGCTGCTCTAAGCAAATATCATATTGCTAAAAGGTTGGCGACTTCCATTTTAGCGCATGCAGGGCGTAAGCCTAGAAGCGTGCTTCTTACAAACATGTTCGTTGCCATGTTTGCTAGTATGTGGATTAGCAACGTTGCTGCGCCAGTGTTGtgtttttctattattCAGCCCCTTCTGAGAAATTTACCAGCAGAGTCCGATTTTGCAAAGATACTAATTGTGGGTATTGCTTTGGCATCTAATGTTGGAGGTATTGCTTCGCCTATTTCATCCCCACAAAATATTGTTGCGCTACAGAATATGGATCCCGCTGCGGGATGGGGTGAATGGTTTGCCGTCAGTATTCCTGTATCGTTACTGTGTATATTTTCTATATGGTTTCTGTTGTCTTTTGGATTACTGAAAGATGAGCACATCACTTTAGCTAAAATTCGCTCCACCAAGGATACATTTACTGGTGTCCAATGGTTTATTTCCATTGTTACGATTGGTACTATAGTCCTTTGGTGCCTTGAACGCCGCTTCGATGAGGTGTTTGGTGATATGGGTGTTATTGCATTAGTCCCAATCATTGTATTCTTCGGAACAGGTTTGTTAACCAAGGAggattttaataattttttgtggACAGTCATAGTTTTGGCAATGGGAGGTGTTGCGTTAGGAAAAGTAGTGTCTTCTTCCGGCCTTTTAGAACTTATTGCCCTTAAAATAGGTAATGCTGTTTCTTCCCTTAATACATTTAGGGTACtgcttattttttctgcttTGACTCTTGttgtttcttcatttatttcTCATATAGTAGCTGCAATGGTGGTACTTCCCATTGTCCATGAAGTTGGAAGTCGCCTTGCCGATCCTCATCCACGTCTTTTCGTTTTGGCTTCGGGAATGATGTGTAGTCTTGCTATGGCTTTGCCAACCAGTGGTTTTCCTAATATGACAGCTATCATGATGGAAAATGAAGCTGGCAAAAGATATTTGAAAGTTAGtgactttttaaaagctgGTATTCCTGCCACACTAATTTCCTTCGTGATTCTCCTATTAATTGGAACACCAATCATGCGAGCACTTGGATTTTAA
- the cbc2 gene encoding nuclear cap-binding complex large subunit: MASITRLDAVSPYLIRRFKNDLRALDAVKQSNCVYVGNLSFYTTEEQIYALFSKCGEIRRIIMGVDRFTKTPCGFCFVEYFENQDALDSLKYISRTSLDERIIRADLDHGYEEGRQYGRGASGGQVRDEMREEFDPGRGGYAKNRQPTSSRQLANYSGISSAPLGSSLELQSNPRYNRWKKN, translated from the exons ATGGCATCAATAACAAGGTTAGATGCTGTTTCTCCGTATCTCATACGGAGGTTTAAAAACGATTTACGTGCTTTAGATGCTGTGAAACAAAGTAACTGTGTTTATGTTGGCAACCTTTCATTCTATACCACCGAGGAGCAAATTTATgctttattttccaaatgtGGTGAGATTCGACGAATTATCATGGGCGTAGATAGATTTACAAAG ACACCATGTGggttttgttttgttgaatattttgaaaatcaagATGCTTTAGATAGCTTAAAATACATTTCAAGAACATCATTGGATGAAAGAATTATTCGTGCAGATTTGGATCATGGTTACGAAGAAGGTCGTCAATATGGCAGAGGTGCATCCGGAGGCCAAGTCAGAGATGAAATGCGGGAAGAATTTGATCCTGGACGTGGTG GATATGCAAAAAATAGGCAACCAACCAGCTCTAGACAGCTTGCAAACTATTCTGGAATTTCTTCTGCTCCTTTAGGATCTTCTCTAGAACTTCAAAGTAATCCAAGATACAATcgttggaaaaaaaattaa